A window of Nicotiana tabacum cultivar K326 chromosome 24, ASM71507v2, whole genome shotgun sequence contains these coding sequences:
- the LOC107760448 gene encoding non-specific lipid-transfer protein 2-like, whose product MSNNSLSIKNPKVSLAFVHNTQGNNICSTIPLYFVQTTLYCSLIFLLRMEMVSKIACFVVLCMVVVAPHAEALTCGQVQSSLAPCVPYLLGRGPLGGCCGGVKRLLGAARTPADRKTACNCLKSAANTFKGIDMGNAARLPGTCGVNIPYKISPSTDCSKVQ is encoded by the exons ATGTCCAATAATTCTCTCTCTATAAAAAACCCTAAGGTCTCACTAGCTTTTGTACACAACACTCAAGGCAATAACATTTGTAGTACTATCCCCCTCTACTTTGTCcaaactactctctattgttctCTAATTTTTCTTTTAAGAATGGAAATGGTAAGCAAGATTGCATGTTTCGTGGTTTTGTGCATGGTGGTGGTTGCACCCCATGCAGAGGCACTGACCTGCGGCCAGGTTCAGTCTAGCCTGGCTCCTTGCGTCCCTTATTTGCTGGGCCGCGGCCCTTTGGGGGGTTGTTGTGGCGGCGTTAAACGTCTGTTGGGTGCTGCTCGCACCCCAGCGGACCGAAAGACTGCATGCAATTGCCTGAAATCAGCCGCTAATACTTTTAAGGGCATTGATATGGGCAACGCCGCTCGTCTCCCTGGTACTTGTGGCGTTAACATTCCCTACAAGATCAGTCCCTCCACTGACTGCTCCAA GGTCCAGTGA